A genomic window from Ischnura elegans chromosome 10, ioIscEleg1.1, whole genome shotgun sequence includes:
- the LOC124166391 gene encoding dual specificity mitogen-activated protein kinase kinase dSOR1 isoform X1: MSKNKLNLTLPPGSIDPIEPIYPTPTPTNVEPVVGSDKKLPSSGAGGANRQSTNIGKTSIEALQERLEELEMDDTQRKRMEFFLCQKQKVGELSDDDFEKLGELGAGNGGVVMKVRHLPSGLIMARKLIHLEVKPAIKKQIIRELKVLHECNSPHIVGFYGAFYSDGEISICMEYMDGGSLDLILKKAGRIPESILGKITYAVLKGLSYLRDKHAIMHRDVKPSNILVNSRGEIKICDFGVSGQLIDSMANSFVGTRSYMSPERLQGTHYSVQSDIWSLGLSLVEMAIGMYPIPPPDNNTLNAIFGSRRLDDPDVMSNVHGPGSPSHNNLLHGSNGPRPMAIFELLDYIVNEPPPKLPSGVFSSSFKDFVDRCLKKNPSERADLKTLMNDEWVKKSETEMVDIAGWVCKTMDLQPSTPTRVFSDS, translated from the exons AtgtcgaaaaataaattaaatttaactctTCCTCCGGGATCTATTGACCCCATTGAGCCAATATATCCAACACCTACTCCCACAAATGTCGAACCGGTGGTTGGATCGGA CAAAAAACTGCCGTCTTCTGGAGCTGGAGGGGCTAATCG GCAAAGCACCAACATCGGTAAAACTAGTATTGAAGCCCTCCAAGAACGTTTGGAAGAATTGGAAATGGATGACACCCAAAGGAAGcgaatggaattttttctatgCCAGAAACAGAAAGTCGGTGAACTTAGTGATGATGACTTTGAAAAACTCGGAGAACTTGGTGCAGGAAATGGGGGCGTGGTTATGAAAGTTAGACACCTTCCCAGCGGACTTATAATGGCTCGAAAG CTTATACACCTGGAAGTGAAGCCAGCcataaaaaagcaaataatacGAGAGTTAAAAGTATTACATGAATGTAATTCACCTCATATCGTTGGGTTTTATGGTGCATTTTATAG TGACGGAGAAATAAGTATCTGTATGGAATATATGGATGGTGGGTCATTGGATCTTATCCTTAAGAAGGCAGGAAGAATACCGGAATCCATTTTAGGAAAAATCACTTATGCT gtatTGAAAGGGCTAAGTTATCTCAGAGACAAACATGCAATCATGCACCGTGATGTTAAGCCTAGCAACATACTTGTAAATAGTCGCGGTGAGATAAAAATTTGTGACTTTGGTGTATCAGGCCAACTAATTGATTCCATGGCTAATTCCTTTGTTGGTACAAGAAGTTATATGTCG CCGGAGAGGTTACAAGGAACTCATTATTCAGTCCAGAGTGATATATGGTCATTAGGTCTTTCTCTGGTAGAAATGGCTATTGGAATGTACCCCATTCCTCCTCCTGATAATAACACATTGAATGCAATTTTTGGGTCAAGACGTTTGGATGATCCTGATGTTATGTCGAATGTGCATGGACCTGGCTCTCCTAGTCACA ACAATTTGCTCCATGGTTCAAATGGACCTCGGCCTATGGCAATCTTTGAATTGCTGGATTACATTGTTAATGAACCTCCTCCAAAACTTCCCTCTGGAGTTTTCTCCTCAAGTTTTAAAGACTTTGTTGACCGGTGTTTGAAGAAAAATCCTTCTGAAAGGGCTGATCTCAAGACATTGAtg AATGATGAATGGGTGAAGAAATCTGAAACAGAAATGGTTGATATTGCTGGTTGGGTGTGTAAAACAATGGATTTACAGCCATCAACACCAACTAGAGTATTCTCGGATTCTTGA
- the LOC124166391 gene encoding dual specificity mitogen-activated protein kinase kinase dSOR1 isoform X2, with translation MSKNKLNLTLPPGSIDPIEPIYPTPTPTNVEPVVGSDKKLPSSGAGGANRTNIGKTSIEALQERLEELEMDDTQRKRMEFFLCQKQKVGELSDDDFEKLGELGAGNGGVVMKVRHLPSGLIMARKLIHLEVKPAIKKQIIRELKVLHECNSPHIVGFYGAFYSDGEISICMEYMDGGSLDLILKKAGRIPESILGKITYAVLKGLSYLRDKHAIMHRDVKPSNILVNSRGEIKICDFGVSGQLIDSMANSFVGTRSYMSPERLQGTHYSVQSDIWSLGLSLVEMAIGMYPIPPPDNNTLNAIFGSRRLDDPDVMSNVHGPGSPSHNNLLHGSNGPRPMAIFELLDYIVNEPPPKLPSGVFSSSFKDFVDRCLKKNPSERADLKTLMNDEWVKKSETEMVDIAGWVCKTMDLQPSTPTRVFSDS, from the exons AtgtcgaaaaataaattaaatttaactctTCCTCCGGGATCTATTGACCCCATTGAGCCAATATATCCAACACCTACTCCCACAAATGTCGAACCGGTGGTTGGATCGGA CAAAAAACTGCCGTCTTCTGGAGCTGGAGGGGCTAATCG CACCAACATCGGTAAAACTAGTATTGAAGCCCTCCAAGAACGTTTGGAAGAATTGGAAATGGATGACACCCAAAGGAAGcgaatggaattttttctatgCCAGAAACAGAAAGTCGGTGAACTTAGTGATGATGACTTTGAAAAACTCGGAGAACTTGGTGCAGGAAATGGGGGCGTGGTTATGAAAGTTAGACACCTTCCCAGCGGACTTATAATGGCTCGAAAG CTTATACACCTGGAAGTGAAGCCAGCcataaaaaagcaaataatacGAGAGTTAAAAGTATTACATGAATGTAATTCACCTCATATCGTTGGGTTTTATGGTGCATTTTATAG TGACGGAGAAATAAGTATCTGTATGGAATATATGGATGGTGGGTCATTGGATCTTATCCTTAAGAAGGCAGGAAGAATACCGGAATCCATTTTAGGAAAAATCACTTATGCT gtatTGAAAGGGCTAAGTTATCTCAGAGACAAACATGCAATCATGCACCGTGATGTTAAGCCTAGCAACATACTTGTAAATAGTCGCGGTGAGATAAAAATTTGTGACTTTGGTGTATCAGGCCAACTAATTGATTCCATGGCTAATTCCTTTGTTGGTACAAGAAGTTATATGTCG CCGGAGAGGTTACAAGGAACTCATTATTCAGTCCAGAGTGATATATGGTCATTAGGTCTTTCTCTGGTAGAAATGGCTATTGGAATGTACCCCATTCCTCCTCCTGATAATAACACATTGAATGCAATTTTTGGGTCAAGACGTTTGGATGATCCTGATGTTATGTCGAATGTGCATGGACCTGGCTCTCCTAGTCACA ACAATTTGCTCCATGGTTCAAATGGACCTCGGCCTATGGCAATCTTTGAATTGCTGGATTACATTGTTAATGAACCTCCTCCAAAACTTCCCTCTGGAGTTTTCTCCTCAAGTTTTAAAGACTTTGTTGACCGGTGTTTGAAGAAAAATCCTTCTGAAAGGGCTGATCTCAAGACATTGAtg AATGATGAATGGGTGAAGAAATCTGAAACAGAAATGGTTGATATTGCTGGTTGGGTGTGTAAAACAATGGATTTACAGCCATCAACACCAACTAGAGTATTCTCGGATTCTTGA
- the LOC124166391 gene encoding dual specificity mitogen-activated protein kinase kinase dSOR1 isoform X3: protein MSKNKLNLTLPPGSIDPIEPIYPTPTPTNVEPVVGSDKKLPSSGAGGANRIEALQERLEELEMDDTQRKRMEFFLCQKQKVGELSDDDFEKLGELGAGNGGVVMKVRHLPSGLIMARKLIHLEVKPAIKKQIIRELKVLHECNSPHIVGFYGAFYSDGEISICMEYMDGGSLDLILKKAGRIPESILGKITYAVLKGLSYLRDKHAIMHRDVKPSNILVNSRGEIKICDFGVSGQLIDSMANSFVGTRSYMSPERLQGTHYSVQSDIWSLGLSLVEMAIGMYPIPPPDNNTLNAIFGSRRLDDPDVMSNVHGPGSPSHNNLLHGSNGPRPMAIFELLDYIVNEPPPKLPSGVFSSSFKDFVDRCLKKNPSERADLKTLMNDEWVKKSETEMVDIAGWVCKTMDLQPSTPTRVFSDS from the exons AtgtcgaaaaataaattaaatttaactctTCCTCCGGGATCTATTGACCCCATTGAGCCAATATATCCAACACCTACTCCCACAAATGTCGAACCGGTGGTTGGATCGGA CAAAAAACTGCCGTCTTCTGGAGCTGGAGGGGCTAATCG TATTGAAGCCCTCCAAGAACGTTTGGAAGAATTGGAAATGGATGACACCCAAAGGAAGcgaatggaattttttctatgCCAGAAACAGAAAGTCGGTGAACTTAGTGATGATGACTTTGAAAAACTCGGAGAACTTGGTGCAGGAAATGGGGGCGTGGTTATGAAAGTTAGACACCTTCCCAGCGGACTTATAATGGCTCGAAAG CTTATACACCTGGAAGTGAAGCCAGCcataaaaaagcaaataatacGAGAGTTAAAAGTATTACATGAATGTAATTCACCTCATATCGTTGGGTTTTATGGTGCATTTTATAG TGACGGAGAAATAAGTATCTGTATGGAATATATGGATGGTGGGTCATTGGATCTTATCCTTAAGAAGGCAGGAAGAATACCGGAATCCATTTTAGGAAAAATCACTTATGCT gtatTGAAAGGGCTAAGTTATCTCAGAGACAAACATGCAATCATGCACCGTGATGTTAAGCCTAGCAACATACTTGTAAATAGTCGCGGTGAGATAAAAATTTGTGACTTTGGTGTATCAGGCCAACTAATTGATTCCATGGCTAATTCCTTTGTTGGTACAAGAAGTTATATGTCG CCGGAGAGGTTACAAGGAACTCATTATTCAGTCCAGAGTGATATATGGTCATTAGGTCTTTCTCTGGTAGAAATGGCTATTGGAATGTACCCCATTCCTCCTCCTGATAATAACACATTGAATGCAATTTTTGGGTCAAGACGTTTGGATGATCCTGATGTTATGTCGAATGTGCATGGACCTGGCTCTCCTAGTCACA ACAATTTGCTCCATGGTTCAAATGGACCTCGGCCTATGGCAATCTTTGAATTGCTGGATTACATTGTTAATGAACCTCCTCCAAAACTTCCCTCTGGAGTTTTCTCCTCAAGTTTTAAAGACTTTGTTGACCGGTGTTTGAAGAAAAATCCTTCTGAAAGGGCTGATCTCAAGACATTGAtg AATGATGAATGGGTGAAGAAATCTGAAACAGAAATGGTTGATATTGCTGGTTGGGTGTGTAAAACAATGGATTTACAGCCATCAACACCAACTAGAGTATTCTCGGATTCTTGA